The Fortiea contorta PCC 7126 genome has a segment encoding these proteins:
- a CDS encoding ABC transporter ATP-binding protein, translating into MTSSNPIVASEQRATQQLPTLQRFLQYLRPYKKEIPIALTLVAIGASTQAIGPFLLGWSVDHLIATRNLPGLLLMLGLLALIYGLGILAIRGQIMRVGWIMQRLLAQLREDIFVKIQSLPLSFFDRSEAGDLMSRLLNDVNTVNQAFGQTIAQMLGNTFSLVGIVIAMFAINLQLGLLSNLVIPLMIFTTSLFARWARARFRVTRQTIGELSAKLEEDIGSVKEAQAFNRVHLNIAEFDMLNAANRDANVEAVAITAAFLPSIDFLNTLATGGVLAYGGYLAVTGGATVGVVTSFLLYVQQFFRPIQILSQFYTQAQSAFAGLERIFLLLDEPSQLKDAPNATQMPPIQGDVTFEEVKFGYSPEKLVLKGVNLHAHPGQMVALVGPTGSGKSTIINLILRFYDVSGGAVKIDGIDIRSVTQASLRRQIGIVLQDNILFSGTVAENIAFGSPDATQADIEAAAQMANVHEFITSLSAGYATRLGEKGAPLSQGQRQLISIARAVLINPRILILDEATSSIDTRTEALVQSAIARLLQGRTSFVIAHRLSTVTQADQVLVIQQGQIVERGSHTELIQKQGVYANLYALQLGTALAI; encoded by the coding sequence ATGACAAGCTCAAACCCCATCGTTGCATCAGAACAAAGAGCGACTCAACAACTCCCTACCCTGCAACGGTTTTTGCAATACCTGCGCCCTTATAAAAAAGAAATTCCCATAGCCTTGACATTAGTAGCAATTGGTGCATCTACCCAGGCGATCGGGCCATTCTTACTCGGTTGGTCGGTTGATCACCTCATCGCAACAAGAAATTTGCCAGGACTACTCCTAATGTTGGGACTACTGGCCTTAATCTATGGACTCGGTATCTTGGCAATTCGCGGTCAAATTATGCGGGTCGGTTGGATTATGCAGCGGTTGCTAGCGCAGTTAAGGGAAGATATTTTTGTTAAAATCCAGAGTTTACCACTGAGTTTTTTTGATCGCAGCGAAGCTGGAGACTTAATGAGTCGCCTGCTCAATGATGTTAATACTGTAAATCAAGCCTTTGGGCAAACGATCGCCCAAATGCTTGGTAATACTTTTAGTTTAGTTGGCATTGTCATTGCCATGTTTGCAATCAACTTGCAACTCGGCTTGTTGAGTAACCTAGTCATCCCACTGATGATATTTACGACCAGCTTATTTGCTCGCTGGGCGAGAGCCAGATTCCGCGTCACCCGTCAAACAATTGGGGAACTTTCCGCCAAGTTAGAAGAAGACATAGGTAGTGTGAAGGAAGCACAAGCCTTTAATCGTGTTCATCTGAACATCGCCGAATTCGACATGCTCAACGCCGCTAATCGTGATGCTAATGTCGAAGCAGTAGCAATTACTGCCGCATTTTTACCCTCCATCGATTTTCTCAACACCCTCGCCACTGGAGGAGTATTAGCTTACGGTGGTTATCTCGCCGTCACCGGCGGCGCAACTGTGGGTGTGGTGACATCTTTTTTACTTTACGTCCAGCAGTTCTTTCGCCCGATCCAAATCCTCAGCCAGTTTTACACCCAAGCTCAATCTGCATTTGCTGGCTTAGAGCGGATTTTCTTGTTATTAGATGAACCATCACAACTCAAAGATGCACCGAATGCAACACAAATGCCTCCTATTCAAGGTGATGTTACCTTTGAAGAGGTGAAATTTGGTTATAGTCCAGAGAAATTAGTCCTCAAAGGAGTGAATTTACACGCTCATCCAGGACAGATGGTGGCGCTGGTGGGGCCAACAGGCTCAGGAAAAAGTACAATTATTAATTTAATTTTGCGCTTTTATGATGTTTCTGGCGGGGCTGTAAAAATTGACGGGATCGATATCCGGAGTGTGACACAAGCTAGTTTGCGGCGACAGATTGGTATCGTCTTGCAAGATAATATTCTTTTTAGTGGTACGGTTGCGGAAAATATCGCTTTTGGTTCTCCCGACGCCACCCAAGCCGATATCGAAGCGGCGGCGCAGATGGCGAATGTCCATGAGTTTATCACCTCTTTGTCGGCAGGTTACGCCACTCGGTTAGGTGAAAAGGGTGCTCCTTTGAGTCAGGGACAGCGACAACTGATTAGTATTGCTCGTGCGGTGTTGATTAACCCCCGAATTTTAATTTTGGATGAAGCAACTAGCAGTATTGATACGCGCACAGAAGCATTGGTACAAAGTGCGATCGCTCGCTTATTACAAGGGCGTACTAGTTTCGTAATTGCTCACCGTCTCAGCACAGTTACCCAAGCCGATCAGGTGTTAGTGATTCAGCAAGGACAAATTGTCGAACGGGGTAGCCATACAGAACTCATCCAAAAACAGGGAGTGTACGCCAACCTTTACGCTCTGCAGTTAGGAACAGCATTAGCAATTTAA
- a CDS encoding GAF domain-containing sensor histidine kinase, translating into MKKRLLSPSQCPNDVEQLQQPYQIKLMQHQEEPALDLVHKINQIVVDLSTTVSMLPELAQLLGLTFKVDCCSVTVISDASSEATTTNWCVDQLLGRPQSDEIFPVEQLLMDLPVVQCAAEPLTIEDISIIQNSLVTSCQSLPLPIKAVLAIPTRFSGKNNGVISLIKFHPHDWSQSDKQLLKTIESSCAIAFAQIAQSQLIASQQQYLQKSNQHQSLIKQLTILSRSNLELNQMLQLVIASTAQSLQADRGLLILLKYTDPLFRTRSKKQIPKAKATVVGEWTRDIPSPRINLADPQGDQSFAIADCGLCQRIFIDAGKAVIINDYTDQKDVLTAAPLFAVDILPAVLLVPLENQGKVLGFLVLQQASARTWQLAELNLVEMVCAQVSNAIIQSQTLRQVQNLVDERTAKLQSSLELQAKLHERTRQYVEQLRELNELKDEFLSNMSDRLRYPLTNMLMSIRNLRLPGIAPERQMRYLDILEQECTKEINLINDLLTLQKLESQPQAPQFKPIDLNLRIQDLAAACSQKLTDKGLSINLDLPSEPLKLQTEVESFDRILQELLTNACKYSEPDTIVYLQAIHQVDRLIDQVIIKVINTGRGISEAEATYIFDKFRRGRGRWTPGTGLGLALAKSLVQHLNGAIAVESVQIPNSELSEICFTLTLPQFADESKPHSESD; encoded by the coding sequence ATGAAAAAGCGTTTATTATCGCCGTCACAGTGCCCAAACGATGTAGAACAACTACAACAACCATATCAAATTAAGCTGATGCAGCATCAGGAAGAACCAGCCCTGGATCTGGTACACAAGATTAATCAGATTGTCGTTGATTTGTCAACGACAGTTTCGATGCTGCCAGAACTAGCCCAACTACTAGGACTTACTTTCAAAGTAGATTGTTGCTCAGTTACAGTTATCAGCGATGCATCCAGTGAAGCAACTACGACTAATTGGTGTGTTGATCAGCTTCTGGGACGGCCGCAATCAGACGAAATATTCCCAGTGGAACAGTTGCTCATGGACTTACCTGTAGTGCAATGTGCAGCAGAACCACTGACTATTGAAGATATTTCCATTATTCAAAACAGTTTAGTTACTAGTTGTCAATCGCTACCACTACCAATAAAAGCTGTCTTAGCAATCCCGACTCGGTTTAGCGGTAAGAATAATGGTGTGATTAGCTTGATCAAGTTTCATCCTCATGATTGGAGTCAGTCAGACAAACAACTGCTCAAAACTATAGAATCATCCTGTGCGATCGCTTTTGCACAAATAGCGCAATCACAGCTAATTGCTTCCCAGCAACAGTATTTACAAAAAAGCAATCAACATCAAAGTCTAATTAAGCAATTAACTATTCTCAGTCGGAGCAACCTAGAATTAAATCAAATGCTCCAGCTGGTGATCGCCTCAACTGCCCAATCTCTACAAGCTGATCGCGGTTTGTTAATTTTGCTCAAATACACAGACCCATTATTTAGAACTCGCTCGAAAAAACAAATTCCTAAAGCCAAAGCTACTGTAGTTGGTGAATGGACGAGAGATATCCCAAGTCCCCGCATCAATTTGGCAGATCCTCAAGGAGATCAGTCTTTTGCTATTGCTGATTGTGGTTTATGCCAACGCATTTTTATAGATGCAGGGAAAGCAGTAATTATTAATGATTACACAGACCAAAAAGATGTGTTGACAGCCGCTCCATTGTTTGCAGTTGACATATTGCCTGCGGTGCTGTTAGTGCCTTTAGAGAATCAAGGAAAAGTTTTAGGATTTTTGGTTTTACAACAAGCATCTGCGCGGACTTGGCAATTAGCAGAACTAAATCTTGTAGAAATGGTGTGTGCTCAAGTCAGCAATGCCATTATTCAATCACAGACATTACGCCAAGTCCAAAACTTAGTGGATGAACGGACAGCCAAACTACAGAGTAGTTTGGAGCTACAAGCAAAATTGCACGAGAGAACTAGACAATACGTTGAACAACTCAGAGAACTCAATGAACTCAAAGACGAATTCTTGAGCAACATGAGCGATCGCCTCCGCTATCCGCTGACAAATATGCTGATGTCGATCCGCAATTTGCGTCTACCAGGAATCGCACCAGAACGCCAGATGCGGTATTTAGACATTCTCGAACAGGAATGTACTAAAGAAATTAATTTGATTAACGACTTGCTGACCCTACAAAAACTAGAGTCACAGCCACAAGCTCCACAATTTAAGCCTATTGATCTCAATCTGAGAATTCAAGATTTAGCTGCTGCTTGTTCGCAAAAGCTCACTGATAAAGGCTTGAGTATTAACTTGGATTTACCATCCGAGCCGTTAAAACTGCAAACAGAAGTAGAAAGTTTTGATCGCATCCTCCAAGAGTTGTTGACTAACGCCTGTAAATACTCAGAGCCAGACACAATCGTTTATTTACAAGCGATTCACCAAGTTGATCGGCTCATCGATCAAGTTATTATTAAAGTGATAAATACAGGACGCGGTATCTCCGAAGCGGAAGCAACCTACATCTTTGACAAATTCCGTCGGGGTAGAGGACGCTGGACTCCGGGGACTGGCTTGGGTCTTGCTCTAGCTAAATCCTTAGTACAGCATTTGAATGGGGCGATCGCTGTTGAGAGTGTACAAATCCCTAACTCCGAGTTGAGCGAAATTTGCTTCACTCTGACTCTGCCTCAATTCGCCGATGAAAGCAAACCACATTCTGAAAGTGACTGA
- a CDS encoding cation:proton antiporter: MEASFEITLQMVIAVFTGISAQVLAAYLRVPSIVLLLLLGILLGSDGLGLLHPHLLGTGLEVIVALATAIILFEGGLNLDLRELGRVSISLQLLVTQGTLITLLGGSMAAHWLGEFPWNIAFLYASIVVVTGPTVVGPLLKQINVDRQVATLLEGEGVLIDPVGAILAFVVLDTIVNGDADPINAIIGLVVRLGIGGAIGGVGGYLMSLIFKRANFLSFELKNLVVLAVLWSLFILAQTIRSESGVMTTVIAGAVFANSSVPEERLLRSFKGQLTILSVSVLFILLAADLSIASVFALGWGSLFTVLVLMFVVRPINILFCTWNSDLNWRQKLFLSWVAPRGIVSASVASLFAILLTQRGINGGDAIKALVFLTIIMTVVCQGLTAGWVAKLLQITSKQATGAVIVGCNPLSLLIARFFQERGENVVIIDTDSEFFPQAEAQNLRVIARSALDADVLEEAGLAAVGTFLAMTNNGEVNFVLAQRAAEEFKPPRVLAVFPRDPQAPSGANSKVSQAFIPDLAIKSWNEYLNDGRVKLGTTTLDGAEFSSQQEHIQEKIRTGALLPLLLEREERLQIMPAIHEWEIGDRIIYLLHDPRPNLLKRLSGATQSTPLSLEKLSEVEEVPVAKLAQLSASEATGG, from the coding sequence ATGGAAGCATCTTTTGAAATCACCCTCCAGATGGTGATCGCTGTCTTTACAGGCATTAGTGCTCAGGTACTGGCTGCATACCTGCGAGTTCCTAGTATTGTGCTGCTGCTGCTTTTGGGCATTTTGCTGGGGTCTGATGGTCTTGGGCTGTTACACCCCCATCTGTTAGGTACGGGGCTAGAAGTGATTGTCGCCTTAGCGACGGCCATAATTTTATTTGAGGGTGGACTCAACCTGGATCTGCGAGAGTTGGGCAGGGTTTCCATTAGCTTACAATTACTAGTTACCCAAGGAACTTTGATCACCCTACTTGGCGGTAGTATGGCGGCTCACTGGTTGGGTGAATTTCCTTGGAACATCGCTTTTCTCTACGCTTCAATAGTGGTGGTAACAGGGCCGACTGTGGTCGGCCCCCTACTCAAGCAAATTAATGTAGACCGCCAAGTAGCTACTCTCCTGGAAGGTGAAGGGGTTTTAATTGATCCAGTGGGTGCGATTTTGGCTTTTGTGGTCTTAGATACCATTGTTAACGGTGATGCTGACCCAATCAACGCCATCATCGGTTTAGTGGTGCGTTTAGGTATAGGTGGGGCGATTGGTGGCGTTGGCGGTTACTTGATGAGCCTAATTTTTAAACGCGCCAATTTTTTGTCATTTGAGTTAAAAAATTTGGTTGTCTTGGCGGTGTTATGGAGTCTGTTTATCTTGGCGCAGACAATCCGCAGTGAATCGGGTGTAATGACGACGGTGATTGCGGGTGCTGTATTTGCTAATTCTTCTGTTCCAGAAGAGCGACTGTTACGTAGTTTTAAAGGTCAGTTAACTATTCTCAGCGTTTCTGTATTGTTTATTCTGCTGGCGGCTGATTTATCAATTGCTAGTGTGTTTGCTTTGGGTTGGGGAAGTTTATTTACCGTTTTGGTGTTAATGTTCGTCGTTCGCCCGATTAACATTCTTTTCTGCACCTGGAATAGTGACCTCAACTGGCGACAGAAACTGTTTTTAAGTTGGGTAGCTCCTAGGGGGATTGTTTCAGCTTCTGTTGCTTCACTGTTCGCTATTTTACTAACGCAACGAGGGATCAACGGTGGTGATGCAATCAAGGCGTTGGTCTTTTTAACAATTATTATGACTGTTGTGTGTCAGGGATTAACTGCTGGCTGGGTAGCTAAGTTATTGCAAATTACCTCTAAACAAGCAACTGGGGCGGTAATTGTCGGTTGTAATCCTTTGAGTCTTTTGATTGCGAGATTCTTTCAAGAACGGGGAGAAAATGTCGTCATCATAGATACAGACTCGGAATTTTTCCCGCAAGCGGAAGCGCAAAATTTGCGCGTGATTGCGAGGAGTGCTTTGGATGCGGATGTTTTGGAGGAAGCAGGGTTGGCTGCGGTGGGAACTTTTTTGGCTATGACTAATAATGGTGAAGTGAATTTTGTTTTGGCGCAGCGAGCTGCGGAAGAGTTTAAACCACCAAGAGTTTTAGCAGTTTTTCCTCGTGACCCCCAAGCGCCATCGGGTGCAAATAGTAAGGTTAGCCAAGCTTTTATCCCAGATTTAGCAATTAAGTCATGGAACGAGTATTTGAATGATGGACGAGTGAAGTTGGGGACAACTACGCTCGATGGAGCAGAATTTTCTAGTCAGCAGGAACACATCCAAGAAAAGATTCGGACTGGGGCGTTATTACCGTTGTTGTTGGAGAGAGAAGAACGCCTACAGATTATGCCAGCAATCCATGAGTGGGAAATAGGCGATCGCATTATTTATTTGTTACATGATCCCAGACCGAATCTCTTAAAGCGTTTATCTGGCGCCACTCAATCTACACCGTTGTCTCTAGAAAAGTTATCGGAGGTAGAAGAAGTTCCGGTGGCGAAATTGGCTCAACTTTCGGCTAGTGAAGCGACGGGTGGTTGA
- a CDS encoding cytochrome b N-terminal domain-containing protein, giving the protein MESTQLDRILRRLATILSVVILTLCLINVTTGILLSFYYEPTAGGAYRSLQMINTQVTYGWLFRKTHDLSGNAAIAIALIQIVVMFLGRQFRRSWLTAWISGIFLTLSAIALDWTEMILTWDQVGYWRFNIELGTIEAIPLIGSQLRDILTGGGAISTVTVAHLYAIHSYIVSGLVIILAVVHLSALLWQEQQMYAQERESRQTQPPVASLAES; this is encoded by the coding sequence ATGGAAAGCACCCAACTAGACCGGATTTTGCGGCGACTAGCAACGATATTATCAGTTGTGATTTTGACGCTGTGCTTGATCAATGTAACAACAGGGATTCTGCTATCCTTTTACTACGAACCGACAGCAGGCGGTGCCTATCGTTCGTTGCAGATGATCAATACGCAAGTAACCTACGGTTGGTTATTCCGCAAAACCCACGATTTATCAGGTAATGCAGCAATTGCGATCGCCTTAATTCAAATTGTGGTCATGTTTTTAGGTAGACAATTTCGCCGCAGTTGGCTCACAGCTTGGATTAGCGGCATTTTCTTGACACTAAGTGCGATCGCCCTCGATTGGACAGAAATGATTCTCACCTGGGATCAAGTAGGCTACTGGCGTTTTAATATTGAGCTAGGAACCATTGAGGCAATTCCTTTGATTGGTTCACAACTAAGAGACATCCTCACCGGCGGTGGCGCCATCAGCACCGTCACAGTCGCACATCTTTACGCCATACACAGTTACATTGTTTCCGGATTAGTCATCATTTTGGCTGTGGTGCATTTGTCAGCTTTACTATGGCAAGAACAACAAATGTATGCACAAGAGCGAGAATCCAGACAGACTCAACCACCCGTCGCTTCACTAGCCGAAAGTTGA
- a CDS encoding SRPBCC family protein: protein MKANHILKVTEKHHTTADLNSNTAGEQTNPATVHVAADAASLPTVAVQIEKMAERQRQITATIQIPHPVEKIWQVLTDYESLTDFIPNLSKSRLLEHPQGGIRLEQIGSGRLLNFNFCARVVLDLEECFPKEIKFRMIEGDFKGFSGSWCLQPYTLGDLTGTHLCYQIQIWPKLTMPLKMIEPRLINDMQSNLLAIHQRVLYLCST from the coding sequence ATGAAAGCAAACCACATTCTGAAAGTGACTGAAAAACATCACACCACAGCGGATCTAAATAGCAACACCGCTGGTGAACAAACCAACCCCGCTACAGTTCATGTTGCTGCTGATGCAGCCAGTCTACCAACTGTAGCAGTTCAAATCGAAAAAATGGCTGAACGACAGCGGCAAATTACCGCTACTATCCAAATTCCCCACCCAGTGGAAAAAATTTGGCAGGTATTGACAGATTATGAATCTCTCACTGACTTTATCCCTAATCTCTCCAAAAGTCGGCTCTTAGAGCATCCTCAAGGTGGTATTCGATTAGAACAAATCGGCTCTGGGCGCTTACTGAATTTCAATTTTTGTGCCCGTGTGGTGTTGGATTTGGAAGAATGTTTCCCTAAAGAGATTAAGTTTCGGATGATCGAGGGCGATTTCAAAGGTTTTTCTGGTAGTTGGTGTCTACAACCTTATACCCTCGGTGATTTGACGGGTACTCATTTGTGCTACCAAATCCAGATTTGGCCTAAACTTACTATGCCGTTGAAAATGATTGAACCGCGCCTCATCAATGACATGCAGTCAAATCTGCTAGCGATTCATCAGCGTGTCTTATATTTATGTAGTACATGA
- a CDS encoding PAS domain-containing protein: MSVSILRTLNLPGWNYKISFEGISILAPTKRDATHLAQSYGEALSETALKIKGKVRIGWRGCKHPIEFFGWMASSEAPQPSETAESILRCGGAVFCSQLHIPVELLSRMVSAADNELPVSIVRQDNRKQIIVNQPMADMLQTPPEVATQRVMNNFWLPEDLAELEQRLQNQGRFTWTYSAGLNEQAWAILTTQFEAFEVEGVWYRQGTCLSTPQLVPIPPGAFAPAA; this comes from the coding sequence ATGAGTGTGAGTATTCTCAGAACTCTGAACCTACCGGGCTGGAACTATAAAATCTCCTTTGAGGGGATTTCTATCCTCGCCCCCACCAAACGAGATGCTACACACCTTGCCCAAAGCTACGGAGAAGCTCTCAGTGAGACTGCGTTAAAAATCAAAGGTAAGGTACGGATAGGATGGAGAGGGTGCAAACATCCAATTGAATTTTTTGGTTGGATGGCGTCTAGCGAAGCCCCTCAACCCTCCGAGACAGCCGAAAGCATCTTGAGATGCGGCGGTGCTGTCTTCTGTAGCCAGTTGCATATTCCAGTGGAGTTGTTATCGCGGATGGTTTCCGCTGCAGATAATGAACTCCCGGTTAGTATTGTCAGACAAGACAACCGCAAGCAAATCATCGTCAACCAACCAATGGCTGACATGTTGCAAACGCCACCGGAAGTAGCTACCCAAAGAGTGATGAACAACTTTTGGCTACCAGAGGATTTGGCAGAACTGGAACAACGGCTGCAAAACCAGGGAAGATTTACTTGGACTTACTCAGCTGGACTAAACGAGCAAGCCTGGGCTATTCTCACAACTCAATTTGAGGCTTTTGAGGTGGAAGGCGTTTGGTACAGACAGGGAACTTGTTTATCAACCCCTCAACTTGTACCGATTCCACCAGGAGCATTTGCACCCGCAGCTTAG
- a CDS encoding alpha/beta hydrolase, translating to MVKRGLGIVQLYFSSLLPITHYPLPITDYQLPITHYPLPITHYQLPITDYPLPIQYPGRIIVGKGI from the coding sequence TTGGTAAAGAGGGGATTGGGGATTGTTCAACTATATTTTTCTTCTCTATTACCGATTACCCATTACCCATTACCGATTACCGATTACCAATTACCCATTACCCATTACCCATTACCCATTACCCATTACCAATTACCCATTACCGATTACCCATTACCGATTCAATATCCAGGCAGAATTATTGTGGGTAAAGGCATTTGA